The following coding sequences are from one Streptococcus mitis window:
- the pdrM gene encoding sodium-coupled multidrug efflux MATE transporter PdrM yields the protein MYQTHHFKDKFILFLKIFFPILIYQFANYSASFVDTTMTGQYNTMDLAGVSMATSIWNPFFTFLTGIVSALVPIIGHHLGRGKKEEVASDFYQFIYLALGLSVVLLGMVLLLAPPILNHIGLEAPVAAVAVRYLWFLSIGIIPLLLFSVIRSLLDSLGLTKLSMYLMLLLLPLNSGFNYLLIYGAFGVPELGGAGAGLGTSLAYWVLLGISVLVLFKQEKLKALHFEKCIPLNMDKIKEGVRLGLPIGGTVFAEVAIFSVVGLIMAKFSSLIIASHQSAMNFSSLMYAFPMSISSAMAIVVSYEVGAKRFDDAKTYIGLGRWTALIFAAFTLTFLYIFRGNVASLYGNDSEFIDLTARFLTYSLFFQLADTFAAPLQGILRGYKDTVIPFYLGLVGYWGVAIPVAMVFDSLTDFGAYSYWIGLIISLIVSGALYRWRLTVIMKRFESLEKSKR from the coding sequence ATGTACCAAACCCATCATTTTAAAGATAAATTTATCTTATTTTTAAAGATATTTTTCCCTATCCTTATTTATCAATTTGCCAATTATTCTGCCTCCTTTGTTGATACGACTATGACAGGTCAATACAATACCATGGACTTGGCTGGTGTGTCTATGGCAACCAGTATCTGGAATCCTTTCTTCACATTCCTGACAGGGATTGTGTCAGCTCTGGTGCCTATCATTGGTCACCATCTTGGTCGAGGTAAAAAGGAAGAGGTTGCGTCTGATTTTTACCAGTTCATCTATCTGGCCTTGGGCCTATCCGTGGTCTTACTGGGGATGGTGCTTTTATTGGCACCACCAATCTTGAATCATATTGGACTAGAAGCACCGGTGGCAGCAGTAGCGGTTCGCTATCTCTGGTTTTTATCTATCGGAATTATCCCCCTGTTGCTTTTTAGTGTCATTCGTTCCTTGCTGGATTCGCTGGGCTTGACCAAGCTGTCCATGTACCTCATGCTTTTGTTACTCCCTCTCAATAGCGGATTTAACTATCTCTTGATTTACGGTGCCTTTGGAGTTCCAGAGCTGGGAGGTGCTGGTGCTGGTTTAGGAACATCCTTGGCCTACTGGGTCTTGCTGGGGATTTCTGTTTTGGTTCTATTTAAACAGGAGAAGCTCAAAGCCTTGCATTTTGAGAAATGCATTCCGCTTAATATGGATAAAATCAAGGAAGGAGTTCGCTTAGGTCTGCCTATTGGAGGAACTGTCTTCGCGGAAGTGGCTATCTTTTCTGTGGTTGGCTTGATTATGGCTAAGTTTTCGTCCTTGATTATCGCTAGTCATCAGTCAGCTATGAACTTTTCAAGTCTTATGTACGCCTTTCCTATGAGTATCTCATCGGCTATGGCTATTGTCGTTTCCTATGAAGTGGGAGCCAAGCGATTTGATGATGCGAAAACCTATATTGGTCTAGGAAGATGGACTGCCCTCATTTTTGCAGCCTTCACCTTAACCTTCCTTTACATTTTTAGGGGAAATGTGGCCAGTCTTTATGGGAACGACTCAGAATTTATCGATTTGACAGCGCGTTTTTTGACTTACAGCCTTTTCTTCCAGTTAGCAGATACCTTTGCGGCACCGCTTCAGGGAATTTTGAGGGGTTATAAGGATACCGTTATTCCTTTTTACCTTGGTTTGGTTGGTTATTGGGGCGTAGCAATCCCAGTGGCTATGGTCTTCGATTCACTAACAGATTTTGGAGCTTATTCTTACTGGATTGGCTTGATTATTAGTCTAATTGTGAGTGGGGCGCTATACCGTTGGCGTTTAACTGTGATTATGAAGAGGTTTGAATCTTTAGAAAAATCTAAACGATAG
- a CDS encoding thiamine pyrophosphate-dependent dehydrogenase E1 component subunit alpha, with protein sequence MSTLDKNLLLEMFRKMEEIRRMDLKIAQLVKKGKVPGMTHFSVGEEAVNVGAMLALNPDDLITSNHRGHGQAIAKGIDLNGMMAEILGKYTGTCKGKGGSMHIADLDAGNLGANGIVGGGMGIAVGAALSQQMQNTGKIVVCFFGDGATNEGVFHEAVNMASIWNLPVIFYCINNGYGISADIKKMTNVEHIHQRSVAYGIPGMFIEDGNNVIDVYEGFKKAVDHVRGGNGPVLIESVTYRWLGHSSSDPGKYRTREEVELWKQKDPIENLRNYLIENNIASAEELEEIQAQVKEAVEASVKFAEESPFPPLESAFEDIYAD encoded by the coding sequence ATGTCAACTTTAGATAAAAATCTTTTGCTAGAGATGTTCCGAAAGATGGAAGAAATCCGTCGTATGGACTTAAAAATTGCGCAATTAGTAAAGAAAGGGAAAGTGCCAGGAATGACGCACTTTTCTGTTGGAGAAGAGGCGGTTAACGTGGGTGCTATGTTGGCTCTCAATCCAGATGATCTGATCACATCAAACCACCGTGGTCATGGACAAGCTATTGCTAAAGGAATTGACCTAAACGGAATGATGGCTGAAATCCTTGGTAAATACACTGGAACCTGTAAAGGTAAAGGTGGTTCTATGCATATTGCTGACCTTGATGCTGGTAACCTTGGTGCCAATGGTATCGTAGGTGGTGGTATGGGAATCGCTGTTGGTGCAGCCCTCAGTCAGCAAATGCAAAATACCGGTAAAATCGTTGTCTGCTTCTTTGGAGATGGTGCGACCAACGAAGGTGTTTTCCACGAAGCAGTGAACATGGCTTCAATCTGGAACCTGCCAGTCATTTTCTATTGCATTAACAACGGTTACGGTATCTCTGCGGATATCAAGAAAATGACCAATGTAGAACATATCCATCAACGTAGCGTCGCTTATGGAATTCCTGGAATGTTCATCGAAGATGGAAACAATGTCATCGACGTCTACGAAGGATTTAAGAAAGCTGTAGACCATGTTCGTGGTGGTAATGGTCCAGTCTTGATTGAAAGTGTTACTTATCGCTGGCTCGGTCACTCATCATCTGATCCTGGTAAATATCGTACGCGTGAAGAAGTGGAATTGTGGAAACAAAAAGATCCAATTGAAAACCTCCGCAATTACCTTATTGAAAATAACATTGCAAGTGCCGAAGAATTGGAAGAAATCCAAGCGCAAGTTAAGGAAGCGGTAGAAGCTTCTGTTAAATTTGCAGAGGAAAGTCCATTCCCACCGCTTGAATCAGCATTTGAAGATATTTACGCAGACTAA